A region of the Paramormyrops kingsleyae isolate MSU_618 chromosome 6, PKINGS_0.4, whole genome shotgun sequence genome:
TCAGCAACCATCACTCCTGTGTACCAGCGGCACATCGTATGAGCTAATCCTACTACATGATGTTAAAATGCTGATTCTTCATTAGAAAACCCTTATCCGGCTTTGTTAGCAAGGTGAAAAGCACTGCTGTTTAAAGAAGCAGTAAAACTGGCCTTCTTTTCCAGCCCCTGCAGCTGCAGCCAGAATGGGCCAGCTGAGCGATTGAGGCCTGTGGCCCTGTATGTCGGCTGCCTGAAGGACAGGACGTCCTGCCGATCCCTGGAGGACACGGGGTCCACCATCACCCTGGTCCTCCCAGGCCTGCTGCTGGGCACCGACAGGCACACGGCCACGAAGGGGAAAAGGCAGCAAATCACACTGGAGGACACACGGCGGTGTGGGAGGGGATTCCATCCAGTGTTCCAGCTCTCACCCTGCATGCTGGGGTTTGCAAGCATTTTTTTGTCCTTTATTTTCAATAAACCAAACATTAAGCTTCCGAGTGGTGTGCTCTTTGTGAAAAAGTGTAAATGGagtgtttgaatttttttttgttggaatttttagtTATGGTGACTTGAGCCACTCTTTCCTCCTCTCTGTGTCACTGGGGTAACCATTCATTTGCACTCTGAGTAACTGGAGCATCCCCCTAACAGTACAGCAAACCATGGTGGAGACTATATGCAAGATCATCGTGGAGGAAAGGGTGCAGACAAACGGCGTGACATGTTTCCCAGTTTATTAGCATTTAAGCCATTAAGATTATTTTTGTCCTCAGTTAGAAGAAGAGTTCAAAGCAATAGCAGCAGCAACACACTCTTTAACCAAGGTAAGTCAAAAATATGTCAAGGTAACCCCATATTATGTGTATATTATGAATTATATTTCATGTTGATGTGTTATACAattaaatacatattatatattatatatacatatttaatttaatcGATTTTTaatatatcatttatatatataaatcaatgTTAATTACCAAAAATTGCTGTTCTGTTTTCGTATTTAATGCATCCAAATTGCCTGCCAAACACTTCCTGGAACTATCTGAAGTTTACATGAACAATGTGACAATCAAGCGTTTTGAACATCCTTTCAGATGCTTCATGACTTTCAAACCGGCTACCAAGTGAGTACAGGCTGTAACACGAAATCCATCACGTTGTCGCAGCATCTTGTGTCATAAAAATTTATGAAAAGTTTGATTTTCATTTCTCCGTCATCCCTTGGTGCGTGATATTCTTCATTGCTCTACTGagggggtggccaatcttatccagaaagtgCCATTGGGTATGCAGGCTTTCagtgcaactccctaattagattactaattagggGACTGAtcggctgaggagtcctcacacccgggtttgaacagctgacctacaggttatcccaaaaacctgcatacacaccagccctttgcgggtaagattggccacccctgctctatcgTCCAGGTTTCAACGTAAGCGATGGCCTAACAGCCCAGGGCCAGTAAAAAAGTATGTTGGGCAAGTTGATTAGCCAGTCGCTGGCCCATTCAGGCCAGTGACTGTGTTGCCGCCAATCACAATCACAATGTAGCATGTTGAAGGTAAGATACTCAGCAAGCTGATGTGTGCTAGTATAACTTTGTTCATCAATGACAGTAGGCACAAAATGTGATTGTGTCATATGACGTCAAACAGCCAGTCAGCTAGCAACCAAGCCTCATTATGTATATAAGTTATGCCACATTAACCATCTGCCTTAAGCATAGCTACACTAGCTACCTAGCTAATATGCTAGTCTGTTTCAAGTTGTGTCTGTTGCattgcaaatacaaaaatatggaAGTACTTATACGACCATATTCCACATCTCTGTTAGTGCTTAATGGCACCTGGTTGCTTTTGTTCTTATTCATAATGGCATATGTTATGATATGCAAGCGTCATGTTCAAACTGCAGAAGATAAGGACAGTTTGAGAACAATCCATCGTAACCTAAGGAGACACTgttgtaaggaatccacttgcagagtctccgcagtttcagcaaaatggtggtttattgaacaaattaatacaaattaagggcagttcttcacccccctttataccccaaaagaccctccccgccaaggtgctgtgtgtaggtgttgtgagtgaatttacatatgAAGAGTGACCCCCCTGGCCTGTGAGGAGCCTGGGGCAGggatggggcaggacagggtggagacttttatgatcattgtaatttagttatcttccttatcaccctagtggtgccgaccagaacccccattctctccctgacttcccccatggtcataaattgctaacactgtctgtatccaaatgatcaaccaagaacattggggcatctttactgcttttccttacacTGTATAAATAAAGTGACTTTTTATCGTTTGACCTGTTTTTATCTAGGCAAGCTGCCTTTTTGAGGGGGGCTGGCTCTTCTTCCAGTACAAAGCACCAGCTTCATAAATGTATTTGCATGCAACATTTAAACGCCACCCTGTGGTTGCTTGCACTGTAAAATTAAAGCGGTTTTTCACTGAAAGTGGTTTGATAAATGATTAATATATTACTGCTAACTGGTGTTTCAGTTAAAGATACGTGTGCTTGtgcacttttttttccttttcactgcACTCCTATGTATATAAACAAAAAGTCCTTTCAGTCTCAGTACCTATTTGGGACACTAAACTACATTAGGTTGCAATACTAAACTATCTGGGATACTAAACTATATTATGCTTATTTAACTGATATTagcatgacaaaaaaaaattgctatTCCAGTATAAACTGCATTCACATTTTCAACCAGTTACCTACATATACCTGTTGGACAACATCTGACAATATGACAaatcaacacacatacagacacacattaaTCTTAAATCGATTGTGTGAAATTTTACTGTAACTAGATCACAATTGTATATATAATTCTGCTCAAGGCCACCAAACTCCTGGATGATGTCGTTTTCAACATTCAGCTGAACAGAGCAGTGCTATATTGAGAAGTCTTGTGGGCGTGTTAGCGCAATGTACCCTACAATGTGTGATAGCGATCTAGCATTTTAAAGCTTGCTCAGTGCCGTTGGCTTTTCTTTTGCTTTCTCATGGAAAagtggatgaatgaatgaaatcaTGATGCTTTAACTGCCATTTTTCACAAGTGTGAGTACAGATAGATTAGAGTTCCTTAGTTTTCCCATATTCCTTCTTGCACCCCTTTATGACATGCAGAAATACACAGTTGATAGTGAAGCTTGGAGTTTGAGTACAGGATCTGGCATCCCTTgagcatttggggggggggggggttaaggtcctGATTCAAGGGCCCAGTAGAGATGTATCAATTCTGCCGAACACAGGATATGGACCGGCAACCTGATGACAGGCAGAGAGGCCTGAGCCACTGAGCATCACACCGTCCCCCAAGGTAAACAGCGGTAAATGCTTCAGATCTTTATGGTATGTCACAGTAGTATATGAAGATAGTTAATATTCTGCATCAATGTGAATGGAATTTTCATCTTTATTtgtctgttcatccatccatccatccaactctGGCCAGGTTTATGGATTGGCCTGGAGTTTGGGGTTGAAAGGAATAGATTAGTAAGATGCTGTAAGTATATAAATCAGATGTCTGCCCATGAGAAAAGCATTAGCCTCAAAGTAGTCAGTGTGTATACAAACTAACTCTACAccagtcagccataacattaaaacaacCTACCTTATATTGTGCAAGTCTCCCTCATGCTgtcaaaacagctctgacccatcgaggcatggactccacaagacctctgaaggtgtcctgtggtatctggcaccaagacatcagcagcagatcctttaagtcgtGTAAGTAGAGAGTTGGGGCCTCTATTGATCAGACTAGTTTGTCCAACACGTCCCACAGATGATTAATTGGATTGACATTTGGGGAATTTGGAGTCAACAGCTTGAACTATTCTTGAACATTTTTGGCAGTGTGGCTGGGAATATTATCCtcctgaaagaggccactgcaaCTGGGAAAACTGTTGCCATAAAGGGTTGTATAtagtctgcaacaatgtttaggtaggtcaggggtgggcaatcttatctgcaaagggccggtgtgtatgcgggtttttgggataacctttaggtcagctgttcaaacccaggtgtgaggactcttcagccaatcaatcctctaattagtgacctaattagggagttgcagcaaaaacctgcatacacaccggccctttgcggataagattccCCACCCCTGAGGTAGGTGGTTTGAGTGAaggtaacatccacatgaatgccaggacccaaggtctcccagcagaacattgcccagagcatcaacttcaagaactgactgtgcatttgcctaatatataatggcacccttgacaggtACCATTGTAACAAAATAATCAATGTTGTTCACTAAAAcagtcagtggttttaatgcgATAGATGTATGCAGCATAAGTAACAATGTATTGGTAGCACTTTACaaggcacaaatacttagtaataactcatttactactgaagtataaatcgtgaagaaatcatgaacaaatatcgCTACTTGTATAAAAGCTgtatcatgattcattaatgatgaacaaacatgacattATTTCACGGGTTATTCGTTAGTTATTCCTTCAGTGGTTCCTTCAGTATTTCACAAGGGTTTACAAAATGAACACGTATAGTAACATATAGTGATATCGTTGGGATGAAATaagcatcatgattcattaatgatgaattaacataagatcagtatgtaactaagacttaatTTGTGGTTAACTAATACATAAGTAGTAGCATATGCTATTTGAGCCTCGTCAAATAAAGCTTTACCAAAGTATCATTCACTATTATCATCTTTAATTATTGGTACCGTTACCACTTTTGTCAATCGTATTCTTTATTCTTCTTCCAATTATTCTTTTGCATTGTGGCCTTTTATATATGTAAGGTACTGGCTGCCTAAATTTTCCTCTGGATCAATAAAGTAAATGCAGTAACGAAGTCTCGTCTCGTCTCACCGGATAAGGCGCTGTCGGGAGCCggacaccagggggcagcaccaTGCATTTCGATCTATATTTCTCCTTATGATAAAAAAAGCAGGAGGAAGAAGATACTCACTTCCGGTGTAATCAAAAGAGGAGATAATGCTGCTGAGTTATATGAAATAAGGCATTTCGTTTTTTTCTCCTTTGTCATATTTTGCATGTAGAAGTGGTCTTCGTAGATATAATTTGTCGTGTCTGTTCATAGCAGCGATTAACAAGGTTTTCTAAAATGCCGTTAGAAAATCTGGAGGAAGAGGGCTTGCCTAAAAACCCCGATCTGCGAATCGCCCAGCTCAAGTTCTTGCTTACGATTGAAGAAAACAAGCAAGATGTGGAAATTAAAACGGAGCTTATGGAGGCGATTAAACATAACAGTAAGTACAGAAGCATGAAGTTCCATTTTATTTGGGGGCTGGGGGAACAGATCGCTAACACTTTTTCCTGCCTCAGAGATTTGCAGCGTCATTTTAGGTCAGAGTAAATTGCCTCTGAATGTTCACAAAACCTCGGCCTGCCGAAAAGCTACTTTATGAAACTTACTAGTAGCGAAAATGTTTGACTTAACATGGAACCAAAGTACTGTGGGCTGGTTCTGTAACTTGCTACTTGGGATGCTTGTGCTGGTGTGATTGTGTTTCGGCTTTGCTAGGGACTCTCTGCCTGCAAGTAGCAATGGGGCAGATACATCTGATGCACTTGCATAAATTGTGTAAAAGTTATCAAGCTCCCCTGTTAGTCATCGTCCTTCCTGTTTACCTGCCTGCGTACGTTTACTCTAGACATGGCACCTTACTACGAAGTTATCTGCAAAGAGCTGAAGTGGCAGGTGGACACCGACCTGTTGACCAAAATGAAGAAGGAGAATGAGGAGGTGCAGAAGCGCCTGGATGATGTTCTGGAGGATGCTGAGAAGAACCTCGGCGAAAGTGAAATCCGCGACGCAATGATGGAAAAAGCAGAGTACCTCATTCGCATTGGTGACAAGGTGGGTACTAATGGCAGCTACTTCACGTGGTTATCCATCAGCATAACATTTCATATTAGGCcagtttttgctgcaactccccaattagattactaattagaggactgattagcTAATAAGTCCttacctgggtttgaacagctgacctaaaggttatcccaaaaacctgcatacacactggccctttgtggatgaGATTGCCCACCTTTGCGTTAGACATTACTTGTTTTAGAAGTGAAAATCCTTatcaaatttgtttttttatctttATATAGGAAGGAGCACTGACAGCATTCAGGAAGACTTATGACAAGACTGTTGCTCTGGGACATAGATTAGATATTGTTTTTTACTTGCTGAGAATTGGGCTGTTTTACATGGACAGCGATCTCATAATAACGAATACTGAAAAAGCAAAAAGGTAAGGAGAATTTGATGTCTATATATACACATCTGTACATGTGCAGTAAAATGTTTACCTTAAACCATTGCTTAACGTTTCCCTCCCCGTAGTTTAATAGAGGAAGGCGGTGACTGGGACAGGAGGAATCGTTTGAAAGTGTACCAGGGACTCTACTGTCTGGCCATCAGGGACTTCAAGGAGGCTGCAGAGCTCTTTCTGGACACCGTGTCCACGTTCACCTCCTACGAGCTGATGGACTACAAAACTTTTGTCACATTCACTGTGTACGTCAGCATGATAGCGCTGAAGAGACCGGACCTTCGGGAGAAGGTATGTGGGCGTATCTAGCTGCAACTGGGGCTCATGGAGGTCCTTTGCTGGCTTAGGGACAGAGGTCAAGTCTAACTACCGGCCCTCTTATGTTTAAATTGCAGGTAATAAAGGGTGCAGAGATTTTGGAGGTGCTACACAGTCTTCCCTGTGTACGTCAGTATCTGTTCTCTCTGTACGAGtgcaggtattcagtgttctttCAATCCCTGGGTGAGTAAACAGCATTTTCTTTGCATTAGTTCAACATGTCAGACTCTTAAAGCATAAAATGGCTGCCTGACCCAGTGAACTCCAGGTGTTATGAGCAGTGTCTTGGCTTATGCAGCTGCAGTGGAGCAGGAGATGAAGAAAAACTGGCTCTTTGCCCCTCATTACCGCTTCTACGTGCGTGAGATGCGGATCCTGGCCTACAGTCAGCTGCTGGAGTCCTACCGCTCCCTGACACTGGGCTACATGGCCGAAGCCTTTGGCGTTGGCCCGGAGTTTATTGACCAGTAAGTTCCTGCTCATGCTATTGGATTGTTCATAAGGAATAGTACTGAATGCATCTCCAGGCTTTGCTGGATCATACATGTGTAGCACAAACTATATCCTAAACCTTTTCTGTCTTGACTTTTTGTAGTGACTAGTACCTAAACaatccactttttttttttagggaaCTCTCACGATTTATTGCAGCCGGTCGACTCCACTGCAAAATTGATAAAGTCAATGAGATCGTTGAGACAAACAGGTGCAGTGTATTCTcacaatgacaaaaaatatcCATTGACTGGCTCTTTTCCAGCAGTATGTGTTGGTTTTCAAAGGCTAATTTAgtaactttgtttttttttaggccTGACAGTAAGAACTGGCAGTACCAGGAAACCATAAAGAAAGGAGATCTGCTGCTGAACAGAGTCCAGAAGCTCTCCAGAGTCATCAACATGTAACCTAATATGACTTCTGCTCCTCGGGTTCAGGGGCAGTGCAGACCTCGCGTCCAGGACTGGCTGcctttggtgggggtgggggcttaaactttatgtatataatacattttttccacAAACAGGAATGGTTGCTTTTGACGAATATTACTTTTTTCAAAGGCACATTCTTTACTATAATGGACATATGAAAACCTAGACTGAAGTTTAGTACTGATGTGATGAGGGTGGTTCTGCCACTTCCAAGTAATGGATGCCTCATTTTGAAGCAATTTCTGCTTTTACTCTGTCTTGTAAAAATAAATCTGGACATGTTACGCATATGGCTGAGGAGCAATTACAACAGCTTGTCTAATGACAGGAATTCTCTAGGGTGAATCAGGACACACATATGACTGTATATCACATTATTCAGCAGCCAGCCCCCATGCGCTACCCCTGTGAGGTAGAATCGTTGATTTACCAACATCATATTGTTCATTCCTGTCAGCAAAGACAGTGGCTCAGATTAGTACTATACATTTAAGAGAAGTGCCCTTTGTTTGTGGTAATGCCTGGTAAAAATCACTGCAAGGTTATCAAGTTACATACTGCATCCTTCCAGCCCAAAAAAAGTACTGACGAGTATTGAAGAAAGAGGTTAGCCAATTTTAACGTATAAATAACagtataaattatttttatttacagaaAACTGTTACAAAACAGGCTATacaatctttaaatatttaaatctaTTCAACTACATTTGTCGAATATAGCAGCCAACACAAAGTCCAGCTGATCAGATGCATGTGATTACTTGTCCAAAAATCAACTATACACACTTGTACAGTGGAGTTTGCATTTATAAGGATTCCCAAAAAGAAGCTTCTCTCAGTTTTTGATTCACATTACAGTTCTGTAGTGCCAAATCAAATACATCTATTGTTCGAGTATAAAAACATGGAGCATAAGTAGGTTTGCCAGACATAAATTGGGGAGGGGGCGCCTTTCTTGCTCACTCACATTCCAGACCACAGGTCATATTCCGGTTTTAACAACAGATTTTTATCATTTAGATAGAACTCTGCATTATAATTAACAGCAGTCTAAACAGATTAACAAAAGGTGGCAAACTCCTCCCCCACCATTTATTTCATTAGCCTCCCCCAAAAAACTATGGCACTTGCCAAAATGTTACCACAACTGGGAGCCAAAGACAGATGGGGGTAGGAAAAGGCAAGTTCTAACCTTCAAGTCATAACAAAATGAACGACAGCTATGGGAAACAGTCATAGTGTAAGTATTTCAGGCACTTTTTTCTAAGAGCTGCAAAAGATACTAAAAGTAAGAGCAGTGCTTCAAATGAAATGTTTGGCAACCATGATGCAAAAAGCTGCACTTGTGTGTTGAAATGCCCCCTCCTTTCCTATTTTAGTCCTTGTCCTACTCCTAAACTCTGAGGTATAGTGCTGCCGGAGCTGTCACCACTGCTCTCTGCATAGGGTCACAATTTAAGGTGGCCGTCCTCAGTCCAGGTCCAGTTTGAACTGGTTAATCACCGATATTCCTGGCACAGAGGATTACATTGGATTAGTTAGCATGATTCGCCTGGTGCTTAAGCGCCTACCCAGACTGGAGACCCACACAAGCGCGATTTCAGAACCTCGCTCGT
Encoded here:
- the LOC111842284 gene encoding 26S proteasome non-ATPase regulatory subunit 6-like, giving the protein MPLENLEEEGLPKNPDLRIAQLKFLLTIEENKQDVEIKTELMEAIKHNNMAPYYEVICKELKWQVDTDLLTKMKKENEEVQKRLDDVLEDAEKNLGESEIRDAMMEKAEYLIRIGDKEGALTAFRKTYDKTVALGHRLDIVFYLLRIGLFYMDSDLIITNTEKAKSLIEEGGDWDRRNRLKVYQGLYCLAIRDFKEAAELFLDTVSTFTSYELMDYKTFVTFTVYVSMIALKRPDLREKVIKGAEILEVLHSLPCVRQYLFSLYECRYSVFFQSLAAVEQEMKKNWLFAPHYRFYVREMRILAYSQLLESYRSLTLGYMAEAFGVGPEFIDQELSRFIAAGRLHCKIDKVNEIVETNRPDSKNWQYQETIKKGDLLLNRVQKLSRVINM